A single Cucumis melo cultivar AY chromosome 4, USDA_Cmelo_AY_1.0, whole genome shotgun sequence DNA region contains:
- the LOC103486778 gene encoding squamosa promoter-binding-like protein 9 isoform X1 yields MEMDCSSLTESGGSSNSSPPNSSAESLNGLKFGQKIYFEDVGIAELPKSGGGSFSSSAVIASTPTKKPRGGVVHPAQPPRCQVEGCRVDLTDAKAYYSRHKVCTMHSKSPKVIVAGLEQRFCQQCSRFHQLPEFDQGKRSCRRRLAGHNERRRKPPPGSLLSPRYGRFSSSIFENSNRVGSFLMDFSAYPKLAGKDVWLSGTKASERVLGNRSIGSIGKYVPHPWQSNSENNQPELLLPVSAGGTSFSGPGNPSGGECINSVTDSSCALSLLSNESWGSRNRTTTVEVNALLNAEGTLVAQTTTHAATNHFPTMSWGFKGNEAPPSSFLDLTSDLGLNHQVSHALTSSFSGDVQFPHLARRPYMELGHSGAFDSTQHLHWSL; encoded by the exons atgGAAATGGATTGCAGCTCTTTGACTGAGTCAGGTGGGTCATCTAATTCCTCACCACCTAATTCATCAGCTGAATCACTCAATGGCCTCAAATTTGGGcagaaaatttattttgaagatGTGGGTATTGCAGAGCTTCCCAAATCAGGTGGGGGATCTTTCTCATCTTCAGCTGTAATTGCATCAACACCCACCAAGAAACCTAGGGGAGGAGTTGTTCACCCGGCTCAGCCTCCTAGGTGCCAGGTTGAAGGCTGTAGGGTAGATCTCACTGATGCTAAAGCTTACTACTCCAGACACAAAGTTTGTACTATGCACTCCAAATCCCCTAAAGTCATTGTTGCTGGCCTTGAGCAAAGGTTTTGCCAACAGTGTAGCAG ATTCCACCAACTTCCTGAATTTGATCAAGGAAAACGTAGTTGTCGCAGGCGTTTGGCTGGTCATAACGAGCGTCGTAGGAAGCCTCCACCTGGGTCACTATTATCCCCTcgttatggccgcttctcttcGTCTATTTTTG AAAACAGCAACAGAGTTGGAAGCTTTCTAATGGATTTTAGTGCATATCCAAAGCTAGCAGGAAAAGATGTCTGGTTGTCAGGTACGAAAGCATCTGAACGAGTACTGGGAAACCGAAGCATCGGTTCCATCGGGAAATATGTCCCACATCCCTGGCAGAGCAACTCTGAGAACAATCAACCTGAACTTCTCTTGCCAGTTTCCGCAGGTGGAACCAGTTTTTCTGGTCCTGGTAATCCTTCGGGTGGAGAATGCATTAATTCAGTTACCGACTCATCTTGTGCTCTCTCTCTTCTGTCAAACGAATCATGGGGCTCCAGAAACCGAACGACGACTGTCGAGGTAAATGCCTTGTTGAATGCTGAAGGTACACTTGTGGCTCAAACAACAACTCATGCCGCTACCAATCATTTTCCGACCATGTCGTGGGGTTTCAAGGGGAATGAAGCTCCCCCTAGCAGCTTTCTGGACCTGACATCTGATCTGGGTCTCAATCACCAAGTTTCACATGCTCTTACCAGTTCTTTCTCTGGTGATGTCCAGTTTCCTCATCTAGCTAGGAGGCCATATATGGAACTTGGGCATTCGGGTGCCTTCGACTCGACTCAACATCTGCACTGGTCACTTTGA
- the LOC103486778 gene encoding squamosa promoter-binding-like protein 9 isoform X2, with amino-acid sequence MEMDCSSLTESELPKSGGGSFSSSAVIASTPTKKPRGGVVHPAQPPRCQVEGCRVDLTDAKAYYSRHKVCTMHSKSPKVIVAGLEQRFCQQCSRFHQLPEFDQGKRSCRRRLAGHNERRRKPPPGSLLSPRYGRFSSSIFENSNRVGSFLMDFSAYPKLAGKDVWLSGTKASERVLGNRSIGSIGKYVPHPWQSNSENNQPELLLPVSAGGTSFSGPGNPSGGECINSVTDSSCALSLLSNESWGSRNRTTTVEVNALLNAEGTLVAQTTTHAATNHFPTMSWGFKGNEAPPSSFLDLTSDLGLNHQVSHALTSSFSGDVQFPHLARRPYMELGHSGAFDSTQHLHWSL; translated from the exons atgGAAATGGATTGCAGCTCTTTGACTGAGTCAG AGCTTCCCAAATCAGGTGGGGGATCTTTCTCATCTTCAGCTGTAATTGCATCAACACCCACCAAGAAACCTAGGGGAGGAGTTGTTCACCCGGCTCAGCCTCCTAGGTGCCAGGTTGAAGGCTGTAGGGTAGATCTCACTGATGCTAAAGCTTACTACTCCAGACACAAAGTTTGTACTATGCACTCCAAATCCCCTAAAGTCATTGTTGCTGGCCTTGAGCAAAGGTTTTGCCAACAGTGTAGCAG ATTCCACCAACTTCCTGAATTTGATCAAGGAAAACGTAGTTGTCGCAGGCGTTTGGCTGGTCATAACGAGCGTCGTAGGAAGCCTCCACCTGGGTCACTATTATCCCCTcgttatggccgcttctcttcGTCTATTTTTG AAAACAGCAACAGAGTTGGAAGCTTTCTAATGGATTTTAGTGCATATCCAAAGCTAGCAGGAAAAGATGTCTGGTTGTCAGGTACGAAAGCATCTGAACGAGTACTGGGAAACCGAAGCATCGGTTCCATCGGGAAATATGTCCCACATCCCTGGCAGAGCAACTCTGAGAACAATCAACCTGAACTTCTCTTGCCAGTTTCCGCAGGTGGAACCAGTTTTTCTGGTCCTGGTAATCCTTCGGGTGGAGAATGCATTAATTCAGTTACCGACTCATCTTGTGCTCTCTCTCTTCTGTCAAACGAATCATGGGGCTCCAGAAACCGAACGACGACTGTCGAGGTAAATGCCTTGTTGAATGCTGAAGGTACACTTGTGGCTCAAACAACAACTCATGCCGCTACCAATCATTTTCCGACCATGTCGTGGGGTTTCAAGGGGAATGAAGCTCCCCCTAGCAGCTTTCTGGACCTGACATCTGATCTGGGTCTCAATCACCAAGTTTCACATGCTCTTACCAGTTCTTTCTCTGGTGATGTCCAGTTTCCTCATCTAGCTAGGAGGCCATATATGGAACTTGGGCATTCGGGTGCCTTCGACTCGACTCAACATCTGCACTGGTCACTTTGA
- the LOC103486779 gene encoding uncharacterized protein LOC103486779 → MFDIRIPAVSTPSVYWPELNSVVLSQAMAESAFRQTNEPDDEEEDYMGDLSKLLPPEDTTSSKSIFRKVAANKTPVVQSSNKKPKTFNWQEQRRRDRERKQHEEDEQTLARIEAPIPQSNIGFKLLKQMGYTPGAALGKEGSGLAEPVGLEIRRSRAGIGRLDPIKEKVKQEEIRAEKKRSHQEALMEEFGSRQKLQWRSRRIVVNYNKAKAALDQLENKEVVEPEKDNEEEGEQEEEEEEIITEEDLEEILMKLRDEHRYCLFCGYQYDSMDSLLSNCPGISEDDH, encoded by the exons ATGTTTGATATCCGCATTCCGGCTGTCTCAACACCTAGCGTGTATTGGCCTGAACTCAATAGTGTAGTTCTGTCCCAAGCTATGGCGGAATCGGCTTTCAGGCAAACCAATGAACCGgacgatgaagaagaagacTACATGGGCGACCTCTCTAAGTTGCTTCCTCCAGAAGATACTACCTCTTCCAAATCCATATTCAGAAAG GTTGCTGCTAATAAAACCCCTGTTGTTCAATCATCGAATAAGAAACCGAAAACCTTCAATTGGCAAGAACAGCGCAGACGGGATAGAGAACGGAAACAACACGAAGAGGATGAACAGACATTGGCTAGAATAGAGGCTCCGATTCCACAATCCAACATTGGGTTTAAATTGTTGAAGCAGATGGGGTACACTCCTGGGGCAGCTTTAGGCAAGGAGGGTTCCGGACTTGCAGAGCCTGTGGGACTTGAGATTCGACGGTCGCGAGCTGGAATTGGCAGGCTAGATCCGATTAAAGAGAAGGTGAAGCAAGAAGAGATTAGAGCTGAGAAAAAGAGGAGCCATCAGGAGGCCTTGATGGAGGAATTTGGGTCTCGACAGAAGTTGCAATGGAGAAGTCGAAGAATTGTGGTCAATTACAACAAGGCCAAAGCAGCACTTGATCAATTGGAGAATAAGGAAGTTGTGGAGCCAGAGAAGGACAATGAGGAGGAAGGAGAacaagaagaagaggaggaagagATTATAACCGAAGAG GATTTGGAGGAAATTTTGATGAAACTGAGAGATGAACATCGATATTGCCTTTTCTGTGGATACCAG TATGACTCAATGGATTCCCTCCTATCTAACTGCCCTGGAATTAGTGAAGATGATCACTGA